From the genome of Biomphalaria glabrata chromosome 1, xgBioGlab47.1, whole genome shotgun sequence, one region includes:
- the LOC106078440 gene encoding octopamine receptor 2-like gives MIRQPSPIIAHLNQTGYADDGSNEALTDFVTKAILAAVGSGALHTTTTNNASDDHLACDPSSSSDWLLVHPVCSTRYSSMAVFVLVAIVLSFITLWTILGNVLVLLALCRYGTLRTMSNCLIGNLAISDLLLAITVLPISTGHDLLGYWVFGQLTCTLWLCMDVLYCTASIWGLCTVAFDRYMATVYPVWYHDQRSVRKAIGCIVFVWIFSIIISFAPFIGWQYMIPSFFSFNSRVQRYECILFTTSSYVLYSAMGSFIIPAILMAFMYVRIFVVLHNQSKGMKLKSSLKSPSRKNCNGCPAIREPSVEAVNGVGRDATATTIVIDTAESTQDTDNNADSDQRVETDQLLGFFHNDRTKDFSSNGHNQHTGYSPISQCKRNSFILPEELKKTKALPKNFLGMVDLDRRFSHSPVIQRSASEMGNIDANKHELALPPVCHRSKSANVLSMDDESLAAPTIPRRSLPNNVTGLSRNNRMTLSMKRRFELREQRATKRMLLIMACFCVCWMPFLFMYILRSVCDTCDMNQHLVAAIIWLGYVNSSLNPVLYTLFNDDFRGAFKRLIGFRSTARTRSPRLWR, from the coding sequence ATGATACGCCAGCCAAGCCCTATCATCGCCCACCTCAATCAAACAGGCTACGCCGATGATGGCAGCAACGAGGCGCTGACGGATTTTGTCACCAAAGCCATCTTGGCGGCGGTGGGAAGCGGAGCCTTGCACACCACCACCACGAACAACGCCAGTGATGACCACCTGGCCTGCGACCCCAGCTCGAGCAGCGACTGGCTCCTGGTGCATCCAGTGTGCTCCACAAGGTATAGCTCCATGGCTGTATTTGTGCTTGTGGCCATAGTGTTGTCCTTCATAACGTTATGGACCATTCTGGGGAACGTGCTGGTCCTCTTAGCCTTATGTCGGTACGGCACTCTCAGGACAATGTCAAACTGCCTCATAGGAAACTTGGCAATAAGCGACCTCCTTCTAGCGATCACTGTGCTCCCTATATCCACTGGGCATGATCTTCTCGGATACTGGGTGTTTGGTCAGCTGACCTGCACCCTCTGGCTCTGCATGGATGTCCTGTACTGCACGGCTTCCATATGGGGTCTTTGCACTGTGGCCTTCGACCGCTACATGGCGACAGTATACCCGGTCTGGTACCACGACCAGCGGTCAGTCCGAAAAGCCATTGGGTGCATTGTTTTTGTGTGGATATTTTCTATAATCATTTCGTTCGCACCTTTTATAGGATGGCAGTATATGATACCGAGCTTCTTCTCGTTCAACTCTCGCGTTCAGAGATACGAGTGCATACTCTTCACGACAAGCAGCTACGTCTTATATTCGGCCATGGGCTCCTTCATCATCCCGGCCATTCTCATGGCCTTCATGTATGTCCGCATATTCGTCGTCCTGCACAATCAATCCAAAGGGATGAAGCTGAAGTCAAGCCTCAAGTCACCGAGTCGGAAAAACTGCAACGGCTGCCCTGCGATACGCGAGCCTTCGGTCGAGGCAGTAAACGGCGTGGGGCGTGATGCGACCGCTACCACCATCGTGATCGACACTGCTGAGAGTACTCAAGATACGGACAACAACGCTGACTCTGATCAGAGAGTCGAGACCGACCAGTTGTTGGGTTTCTTCCATAATGACCGCACCAAGGATTTCTCTTCAAACGGCCACAACCAGCATACAGGCTATTCCCCGATATCTCAGTGCaaaagaaatagttttattCTTCCAGAGGAGCTCAAAAAAACAAAGGCGTTGCCGAAAAATTTTCTAGGAATGGTAGATTTAGACAGACGATTCAGCCACAGTCCGGTCATACAAAGAAGCGCCTCTGAGATGGGCAACATAGACGCTAATAAGCACGAGCTTGCCCTTCCGCCAGTGTGCCACAGGAGCAAAAGTGCCAACGTGTTGAGCATGGACGATGAGTCGCTGGCGGCGCCAACGATTCCCCGGCGCTCTCTCCCAAACAACGTGACCGGGTTAAGTCGCAACAATCGAATGACGCTGAGTATGAAGCGGAGGTTTGAGCTCCGGGAGCAGCGAGCCACCAAGCGCATGCTGCTGATCATGGCGTGCTTCTGCGTCTGCTGGATGCCCTTCCTCTTCATGTACATTCTCCGCAGCGTGTGCGACACGTGCGACATGAACCAGCACCTGGTCGCGGCCATCATCTGGCTCGGCTACGTCAACTCCAGCCTTAACCCCGTCCTCTACACTCTGTTCAACGACGACTTCCGGGGAGCTTTCAAAAGACTTATAGGCTTCCGGTCTACTGCCCGGACGAGAAGTCCGCGACTATGGAGATAA